One genomic segment of Rhizobium gallicum bv. gallicum R602sp includes these proteins:
- the pheS gene encoding phenylalanine--tRNA ligase subunit alpha codes for MSDIDQLKSSLLAEIVAANDEPALEAVRLSALGKKGSVSELLKTLGAMSPEERQTKGVAINVLKNEVADALAARKATLKEATVNARLKAETVDISLPVRSSPAERGRIHPISQIVDEITAIFGDMGFSIAEGPDVETDYYNFTALNFPEGHPAREMHDTFFFQPDENGERKVLRTHTSPVQVRTMEAQKPPIRIIIPGKTYRQDSDATHSPMFHQVEGLVIDTKANVANMRWVLEEFCKAFFEVDSVTMRFRPSFFPFTEPSFEVDIQCDRSGPIVKFGEGTDWMEILGCGMVHPNVLRYGGLDPDEYQGFAWGMGLDRIAMLKYGMPDLRDFFNADVRWMTHYGFRPLDMPTLFGGLSV; via the coding sequence ATGTCAGATATCGACCAGCTCAAATCATCGCTGCTTGCCGAAATTGTTGCCGCCAACGACGAACCGGCACTCGAAGCCGTGCGCCTTTCGGCCCTCGGGAAAAAGGGCTCCGTTTCCGAGCTCCTGAAGACGCTCGGCGCGATGTCGCCTGAAGAGCGCCAGACCAAGGGCGTTGCAATCAATGTCCTCAAGAATGAGGTCGCAGATGCACTTGCCGCTCGCAAGGCGACGCTCAAGGAAGCGACAGTCAATGCCCGCCTGAAGGCCGAGACGGTCGACATCAGTCTGCCGGTCCGCTCCTCGCCCGCCGAGCGCGGCCGCATTCACCCGATCAGCCAAATCGTCGACGAAATCACCGCGATCTTCGGCGACATGGGCTTCTCGATCGCCGAAGGTCCGGATGTCGAGACCGACTATTACAATTTCACGGCGCTGAATTTCCCCGAAGGCCACCCAGCCCGCGAAATGCACGACACCTTCTTCTTCCAACCGGATGAGAACGGCGAGCGAAAAGTGCTGCGTACGCACACTTCGCCCGTACAGGTGCGCACCATGGAAGCGCAGAAGCCGCCGATCCGCATCATCATCCCTGGCAAGACGTATCGTCAGGATTCGGATGCGACCCATTCGCCGATGTTCCATCAGGTCGAGGGACTGGTGATCGACACGAAGGCGAACGTCGCCAACATGCGCTGGGTGCTCGAAGAGTTCTGCAAGGCCTTCTTCGAGGTCGACAGCGTGACGATGCGTTTCCGCCCGTCGTTCTTCCCGTTCACTGAGCCGTCCTTTGAAGTCGACATCCAATGCGACCGCTCAGGCCCGATCGTCAAATTCGGCGAAGGAACGGATTGGATGGAAATCCTCGGCTGTGGCATGGTCCATCCGAATGTGCTGCGCTATGGCGGGCTCGACCCGGACGAATATCAGGGCTTTGCCTGGGGCATGGGCCTCGACCGCATCGCTATGCTGAAATACGGCATGCCCGACCTGCGCGACTTCTTCAACGCCGATGTCCGCTGGATGACCCACTATGGCTTCCGCCCGCTCGACATGCCGACGCTGTTCGGCGGCTTGAGCGTGTAA
- the pheT gene encoding phenylalanine--tRNA ligase subunit beta yields MKFTLSWLKDHLETDATLNEICTRLTMIGLEVEDVDDKAAFRPFIIARVLSAEKHPQADRLKVLSVDTGKGAPIQVVCGAPNARAGLVGAFAASGTYVPGIDVTLSVGNIRGVESHGMMCSEKELMISDNHEGIIDLPEDAPIGTSYAAYAHLDDPVIEINLTPNRPDCTSIYGIARDLAASGLGTLKTRPAPSFAVEGETPVKVKLDLDDERLCPGFALRLVRGVRNGPSPRWMQQRLLAIGLRPINALVDITNYMTFDQGRPMHVFDAAKVSGNLTVRRAREGETVLALDQREYKLGPNNVVIADADGIESIGGIMGGEHSGCDENTTDVLIECALWDPMNIAKSGRALGIITDARYRFERGVDPEYMVPGLERTTELVLELCGGTPAKADVVGYKGYQPKIVDFPYWEVRRLTGLEVSTEESKDILTRLGFEVSGSGESVSVAVPSWRPDVGGKADLVEEVMRIHGVDNIKPAPLESHAAVNGKILTTLQIRTRMAKRALASRGMLEAVTWSFISQEQAKLFGGGSPALKLANPIAAEMSDMRPSLLPGLLMAAQRNADKGYGDVTIFEVSGTYENDRPEGQRRVAGGIRRGTASLTGAGRMWSNNLKGGGKPVDVFDAKADALAVIEACGLPMGNIQIEQGGPEWYHPGRSGTIKMGPKVVLGYFGEFHPSTLEALDVSGALCGFEVYIDAMPEPKKKATRTKPALELSPFQAVKRDFAFVVDKTVEAGTIIKAASGADRKLVTGVNVFDIFEGGSLGEGKKSVAIEVQIQPVERTLTDEDFEALTQKIVASVTKFTGGVLRS; encoded by the coding sequence ATGAAATTCACGCTCTCCTGGTTGAAGGATCATCTGGAAACGGATGCCACCCTGAATGAAATCTGCACCCGCCTGACGATGATCGGGCTGGAGGTCGAAGATGTCGATGACAAGGCGGCCTTCAGGCCTTTCATCATCGCCAGGGTTCTCTCCGCTGAGAAACATCCACAGGCCGACCGCCTGAAAGTTCTCTCGGTCGATACCGGCAAGGGTGCGCCGATCCAGGTCGTTTGCGGGGCGCCGAACGCGCGGGCCGGCCTCGTCGGCGCATTTGCCGCGTCGGGCACCTATGTTCCCGGCATCGATGTGACGCTTTCCGTCGGCAATATCCGCGGCGTCGAAAGCCATGGCATGATGTGCTCCGAAAAGGAACTCATGATTTCTGACAATCATGAGGGCATCATCGATTTGCCTGAAGACGCGCCAATTGGGACCAGCTATGCGGCTTATGCCCATCTCGACGATCCTGTCATCGAGATCAACCTCACCCCGAACCGTCCGGACTGCACGAGCATTTACGGCATTGCACGCGATCTGGCCGCTTCGGGTCTTGGCACGCTGAAGACGCGGCCTGCGCCGTCCTTCGCCGTCGAAGGCGAGACGCCGGTCAAGGTGAAGCTCGATCTTGACGACGAAAGGCTCTGCCCGGGTTTTGCGCTCCGCCTCGTGCGCGGCGTCAGGAACGGCCCAAGCCCGCGCTGGATGCAGCAGCGGCTGCTGGCGATCGGTCTGCGTCCAATTAATGCGCTGGTCGATATCACCAACTACATGACCTTTGATCAGGGCCGGCCGATGCACGTCTTTGACGCTGCCAAGGTAAGCGGCAATCTGACCGTCCGCCGTGCCAGGGAAGGCGAGACGGTGCTGGCGCTCGACCAGCGTGAATACAAGCTTGGCCCTAACAATGTCGTGATCGCCGATGCGGACGGCATCGAGTCGATCGGCGGCATCATGGGCGGCGAGCATTCCGGCTGCGACGAAAACACGACCGACGTGCTGATCGAATGCGCGCTCTGGGACCCGATGAACATCGCCAAGTCCGGCCGCGCTCTGGGCATTATCACCGATGCCCGCTATCGCTTCGAGCGCGGCGTCGATCCGGAATATATGGTTCCTGGTCTGGAGCGCACGACGGAACTCGTTCTTGAACTTTGCGGCGGCACGCCGGCGAAGGCGGATGTCGTCGGCTACAAGGGCTATCAGCCGAAGATCGTCGATTTTCCCTACTGGGAGGTCAGGCGCCTGACCGGCCTCGAAGTCTCGACTGAGGAGAGTAAGGATATCCTGACCCGCCTCGGCTTTGAGGTGTCGGGCTCGGGCGAAAGCGTCTCGGTCGCCGTTCCTTCCTGGCGTCCGGACGTCGGCGGTAAGGCCGACCTCGTCGAGGAAGTCATGCGCATCCACGGCGTCGACAACATCAAGCCGGCGCCGTTGGAAAGCCATGCAGCCGTGAACGGCAAGATTCTGACGACGCTGCAGATCCGCACGCGTATGGCCAAGCGGGCGCTCGCCTCGCGCGGCATGCTGGAGGCCGTCACCTGGTCCTTCATTTCGCAAGAGCAGGCGAAGCTCTTCGGCGGCGGCTCGCCGGCCCTCAAGCTTGCGAACCCGATCGCAGCCGAAATGTCCGACATGCGCCCGTCGCTTTTGCCGGGTTTGTTGATGGCTGCGCAGCGAAACGCCGACAAGGGCTACGGCGATGTGACCATCTTCGAAGTTTCCGGAACCTATGAGAATGACAGGCCGGAAGGCCAGCGCCGTGTTGCCGGTGGCATTCGCCGCGGTACGGCGTCGCTCACCGGCGCCGGCCGCATGTGGTCGAACAATTTGAAGGGCGGCGGCAAGCCGGTCGATGTCTTCGACGCCAAGGCCGATGCGCTGGCGGTGATCGAGGCCTGCGGCCTTCCGATGGGCAACATCCAGATAGAGCAGGGCGGACCGGAATGGTATCACCCCGGTCGTTCCGGCACCATCAAGATGGGTCCGAAGGTCGTGCTGGGCTATTTCGGCGAATTCCATCCTTCGACGCTCGAAGCGCTCGATGTCTCAGGCGCGCTCTGCGGCTTCGAGGTCTATATCGACGCTATGCCCGAGCCGAAGAAGAAGGCGACACGCACCAAGCCGGCGCTGGAGCTTTCGCCCTTCCAAGCCGTCAAGCGCGATTTCGCTTTCGTCGTCGACAAGACGGTTGAAGCAGGCACGATCATAAAGGCTGCGAGCGGTGCCGACCGCAAGCTGGTCACCGGTGTCAACGTCTTCGACATCTTCGAAGGCGGATCGCTTGGCGAGGGCAAGAAGTCGGTTGCGATCGAAGTGCAGATCCAGCCCGTCGAGCGAACGTTGACGGACGAGGATTTTGAGGCTTTGACGCAGAAGATCGTGGCGAGCGTGACGAAGTTCACCGGCGGTGTGCTGCGAAGCTGA
- a CDS encoding nuclear transport factor 2 family protein codes for MSEQQAIEAVVHLYVEGMTFANEAALRKAFHPQSTIIGHYEHAVEWLTRDEFIAAITAEGAAPPGTQPYMDITMIDVAGDAAMAKVTDEFAGMRFTDYLSMLKIDGRWTIVNKLYYLHS; via the coding sequence ATGTCCGAACAGCAGGCAATCGAAGCAGTCGTCCATCTCTACGTCGAAGGCATGACGTTTGCCAACGAAGCTGCATTGCGAAAGGCCTTCCATCCGCAAAGCACAATCATCGGTCACTATGAACACGCGGTCGAATGGCTGACGCGCGACGAATTCATCGCTGCAATCACCGCTGAAGGCGCCGCCCCGCCGGGAACGCAACCGTATATGGATATAACAATGATCGATGTCGCAGGCGATGCCGCGATGGCGAAGGTGACTGACGAATTCGCCGGGATGCGCTTTACCGATTATCTGTCGATGCTGAAGATCGACGGTCGATGGACCATCGTCAACAAGCTCTACTACCTGCACTCCTAG
- a CDS encoding YciE/YciF ferroxidase family protein codes for MAKGKTLEDLYYDTLKDIYFAERQILRALPKMARAAQSADLKAGFEKHKEETELHVERLQQVFEIAGKRAQGKTCEAIQGIIAEGEEIMEEFKGTVAVDAGLISAAQSVEHYEIARYGTLKTWAQNLGYKDAVVLLDQTLQEETATDKLLTKLAITAANQKAARAA; via the coding sequence ATGGCCAAGGGAAAGACACTTGAGGATCTCTACTACGACACTCTGAAGGATATCTACTTCGCCGAGCGGCAGATTCTGCGCGCCCTGCCGAAGATGGCCCGCGCTGCTCAGTCCGCCGACCTGAAGGCGGGTTTCGAAAAGCACAAGGAAGAAACCGAACTCCATGTAGAACGCCTGCAGCAGGTGTTCGAGATTGCCGGCAAACGTGCTCAGGGCAAGACGTGCGAAGCAATTCAGGGCATCATCGCTGAGGGCGAAGAGATCATGGAAGAATTCAAAGGGACGGTCGCGGTCGACGCCGGCCTGATCTCTGCGGCGCAGTCCGTGGAGCACTACGAGATCGCCCGTTACGGCACACTGAAGACCTGGGCGCAGAACCTCGGCTACAAGGACGCCGTCGTGCTGCTGGACCAGACCCTGCAGGAAGAAACGGCAACTGACAAGTTGCTCACGAAACTCGCCATCACCGCCGCAAACCAGAAAGCCGCCCGCGCAGCTTGA
- a CDS encoding GNAT family N-acetyltransferase: protein MTVTIRAARPEDEARWRELWKDYLAFYEVTVDGDITDSTWRRVFDPASAIFMRVAEVDGEVMGFTLSLTHEGTWIRGKDCYLEDLFVHPGARGKGVGRALMDDLILLCKQYGWSRLYWHTNEQNKTARALYDSYVESDGHIRYRISF from the coding sequence ATGACCGTGACGATCCGCGCTGCTAGACCGGAAGACGAAGCGCGCTGGCGCGAACTCTGGAAGGATTACCTCGCCTTTTATGAAGTCACGGTCGATGGGGACATTACCGATTCAACGTGGCGCCGGGTTTTCGATCCGGCGTCAGCAATCTTCATGCGCGTTGCGGAAGTCGACGGAGAGGTGATGGGGTTCACCCTCTCACTGACGCATGAAGGCACGTGGATTCGCGGCAAGGACTGCTATCTCGAAGACCTGTTTGTCCACCCAGGCGCCCGCGGCAAAGGGGTCGGCCGGGCGCTTATGGATGACCTGATTTTGCTCTGCAAGCAGTACGGCTGGTCGCGGCTTTACTGGCACACGAACGAACAGAACAAGACGGCACGTGCGCTCTATGACAGCTATGTCGAAAGCGACGGACACATTCGCTATCGCATCAGTTTCTGA
- a CDS encoding aldo/keto reductase: MEMRRLGKTGLSISPIVFGGNVFAWTADEKTSFDILDAFFYAGLNTIDTADVYSSWVPGNKGGDSEEIIGKWLKNGKISRDRAVIITKVGSDMGQGKSLKEQYILKAVEDSLRRLQTDYIDLYLSHWPDESTPYEETLAAFAKLKQQGKIRAIGCSNLDAGQLQASFDAAEKAGVPRYDVLQPEYNLYERSSFEGQLADLCVKEDIGVITYFSLAAGFLSGKYRSKADTQGKARKDRVAKYLDAKGMRILAALDQISAETSAKPAEISLAWLLNKKGVTAPIASATSTSQLDSLVKAAKLELSDEAMRLLDRAGA, encoded by the coding sequence ATGGAAATGCGCCGGCTCGGAAAAACAGGTCTTTCAATCTCGCCTATCGTCTTCGGCGGAAATGTCTTCGCATGGACGGCCGACGAGAAAACGTCCTTTGATATTCTCGATGCATTCTTCTACGCAGGTCTCAATACCATCGACACGGCCGACGTCTATTCATCCTGGGTGCCCGGCAACAAAGGCGGCGATTCAGAGGAGATCATCGGCAAGTGGCTGAAGAACGGAAAGATTTCCCGCGACAGGGCAGTCATCATCACCAAGGTCGGCTCCGACATGGGCCAAGGCAAGTCGCTGAAAGAGCAATATATCCTCAAGGCCGTGGAGGATTCGCTCCGCCGCCTGCAGACGGATTACATCGACCTCTACCTCTCCCACTGGCCCGACGAAAGTACACCCTATGAAGAAACGCTCGCCGCCTTCGCCAAGCTGAAGCAGCAGGGGAAAATCCGAGCGATCGGCTGCTCCAATCTCGATGCCGGCCAGCTTCAGGCATCCTTCGATGCCGCCGAGAAGGCTGGAGTTCCTCGCTACGATGTGCTCCAACCCGAATATAATCTTTATGAGCGATCGAGCTTCGAAGGCCAGCTTGCCGATCTTTGCGTGAAGGAAGATATCGGTGTCATCACCTACTTCAGCCTCGCAGCCGGCTTTCTCTCCGGTAAGTACCGCAGCAAGGCCGATACGCAGGGCAAGGCCCGCAAAGATAGGGTCGCGAAATATCTCGACGCTAAGGGCATGCGCATTCTCGCCGCACTCGATCAGATTTCCGCCGAAACGAGCGCGAAACCTGCCGAGATCTCCCTCGCCTGGCTGCTCAACAAGAAAGGCGTGACGGCACCGATCGCCAGTGCTACCAGCACCTCACAGCTCGATAGTCTGGTGAAGGCGGCGAAGCTTGAGCTTTCTGACGAAGCAATGAGACTGCTCGACAGGGCAGGAGCCTGA
- a CDS encoding Gfo/Idh/MocA family protein, whose amino-acid sequence MLRFGIISTAKIGRELVVPAIQDAENCVVTAIASRDLKKAREMADRFSVPHAFGSYEEMLASDVIDAVYIPLPTSQHVEWTIKAADAGKHVLCEKPIALNAGEIDSLIAARDRSKVLITEAYMVTYAPVWRKVRSLIADGAIGKLRHVQGAFTYFNRDPGNMRNIPELGGGGLPDIGVYPTISTRFSTGKEPLRIQAVTERDPEFGTDIYSSVKADFGDFELSFYISTQMANRQVMVFHGTEGYIEVKSPFNADRWGPEELELANRSHSESTIFRFQDSRQYKCEAEAFARAARGEKEEVVTLENSKLNQKVIDAIYRASEKDGWEPV is encoded by the coding sequence ATGCTCCGTTTCGGTATTATTTCGACGGCAAAGATCGGCCGTGAACTCGTCGTTCCGGCCATTCAGGACGCGGAAAACTGCGTCGTCACTGCGATTGCCAGCCGCGACCTGAAAAAGGCGCGCGAAATGGCCGACCGCTTTTCCGTGCCGCATGCCTTCGGCTCCTATGAAGAGATGCTCGCCTCCGACGTGATCGACGCCGTCTACATTCCGCTGCCGACGTCGCAGCATGTCGAATGGACCATCAAGGCGGCAGACGCCGGCAAGCACGTCCTTTGCGAAAAACCGATCGCGCTCAATGCCGGCGAGATCGACAGCCTCATTGCTGCGCGCGATCGCAGCAAGGTCCTGATTACCGAAGCCTACATGGTGACCTACGCGCCGGTCTGGCGAAAGGTCCGCTCGCTGATCGCCGACGGCGCGATCGGCAAGCTTCGCCATGTCCAAGGCGCCTTCACCTATTTCAATCGCGATCCCGGCAACATGCGCAACATTCCCGAACTTGGCGGCGGCGGCCTGCCCGATATCGGCGTCTATCCGACGATCAGTACGCGCTTTTCGACGGGCAAGGAACCACTGCGCATCCAGGCCGTCACCGAACGTGACCCGGAATTCGGCACCGATATCTATTCGAGCGTGAAGGCCGACTTCGGCGATTTCGAGCTGAGCTTCTACATCTCCACCCAGATGGCAAACCGCCAGGTCATGGTGTTCCACGGCACGGAAGGCTATATCGAGGTGAAATCGCCATTCAACGCCGACCGCTGGGGACCGGAAGAACTGGAACTCGCTAACCGCAGCCATAGCGAGTCGACCATCTTCCGCTTCCAGGACAGCCGCCAATACAAATGTGAAGCAGAAGCTTTCGCCCGCGCTGCCAGGGGCGAGAAGGAAGAGGTCGTGACGCTCGAAAATTCGAAGCTGAACCAAAAGGTAATCGACGCGATCTATCGCGCCAGCGAGAAGGACGGCTGGGAGCCTGTTTGA
- a CDS encoding DMT family transporter: protein MLSTFSTATWIGLIGTPLLIAAGQVLFKLASAATGELSVRNILALLLNPVLLAALLLYGLGTIIWIYVLKAVPLTIAYSFMGLTFCFVPLLAQVFLGEALTVRYAIGAAFIVAGMLAING from the coding sequence ATGCTTTCCACTTTTTCGACCGCAACATGGATTGGCCTTATCGGCACGCCACTGCTGATTGCCGCGGGCCAGGTGCTGTTCAAACTGGCGAGCGCAGCGACAGGCGAGCTCAGTGTCCGCAATATTCTTGCTCTGCTTCTCAATCCGGTGTTGCTTGCAGCGCTACTCCTTTACGGTCTCGGAACAATTATCTGGATTTACGTCCTGAAAGCCGTCCCGCTGACGATTGCTTACTCCTTTATGGGATTGACCTTCTGTTTCGTGCCTTTGCTGGCGCAGGTCTTTCTTGGAGAAGCCCTCACTGTTCGCTACGCCATTGGCGCGGCTTTCATCGTTGCTGGCATGCTTGCGATCAATGGCTGA
- a CDS encoding class I SAM-dependent methyltransferase — MNRETTNRIRFVLEDILPPFVRDSGAFRWAARRVWGDHITHLAKFRERAPFLSAEEYAELYRKHPRVHEGTDNSAACISRILGSIAGESVCDIGCGTGSLLRSIQATHPGLNRLTGVDFVIEDASRLPGIEYVAAKVENLPFADAEFDTVICTHVIEHILDYRQAIAELRRIAKRRLIIVVPREREYRYTFNPHFNFFPYTHSFLRAVHPVPPAFVCEDIGRDIFYSEKRGAAD, encoded by the coding sequence ATGAACAGAGAAACCACAAACCGTATTCGTTTCGTGCTGGAAGACATCCTGCCGCCGTTTGTCCGTGATTCCGGTGCGTTTCGCTGGGCGGCGCGGCGCGTCTGGGGCGACCATATCACGCACTTGGCGAAATTTCGCGAGCGAGCACCGTTTCTTTCGGCAGAGGAATATGCCGAGCTTTACCGCAAGCATCCCCGTGTTCACGAGGGCACGGACAATTCTGCGGCCTGCATCAGCCGCATCCTCGGATCGATCGCCGGAGAGAGCGTCTGCGATATCGGCTGCGGCACGGGTTCGCTGCTCCGCAGCATCCAGGCGACGCATCCTGGGCTCAACCGCCTTACAGGCGTCGACTTCGTGATTGAAGACGCATCACGACTGCCTGGCATCGAATACGTCGCGGCCAAGGTCGAAAACCTCCCCTTTGCAGACGCGGAATTCGACACGGTCATCTGCACGCATGTGATCGAGCATATTCTCGACTACCGGCAAGCGATTGCGGAACTGCGCCGGATTGCAAAACGCCGCCTGATCATCGTTGTGCCGAGGGAACGCGAATATCGCTACACGTTCAATCCGCACTTCAACTTCTTCCCTTATACGCACTCATTCCTGAGAGCTGTCCACCCGGTGCCTCCAGCATTTGTCTGCGAGGATATCGGTCGCGACATCTTCTATTCGGAAAAAAGAGGTGCAGCGGATTGA
- a CDS encoding glycosyltransferase has protein sequence MTRSQTRTPNIAVLLPCYNEAATIGAVVRGFKAALPQAQIHVYDNNSTDGTALHAMLAGAAVVRERRQGKGHVVRRMFADIDADIYLMADGDGTYAPEDGEELIRTLLTERADMVVGTRRGVHSDAGRNGHAFGNRIFNILYRTIFGPDFTDIFSGYRAFSRRFVKSFPAVSAGFEIETEMSVHASRLKLPVAELELDYGRRPEGSHSKLSTLKDGGKILWMFAMLMKETRPFVFFGLISAFFMLSSMAFMAPVLAEYFETGLVNRMPTWVLSLALMMISFMVFTAGLILDSVARSRAEQLRIHYLNVAAPSQGLAPEKSIETAQGGRTTRIA, from the coding sequence ATGACACGATCGCAGACCAGAACGCCAAACATCGCTGTGCTGCTTCCGTGCTACAACGAAGCGGCCACGATCGGTGCAGTCGTCCGCGGCTTCAAAGCGGCACTGCCGCAAGCGCAGATTCATGTCTACGACAACAATTCGACAGACGGCACCGCGCTCCATGCGATGCTGGCCGGCGCCGCTGTCGTGCGCGAACGGCGCCAGGGTAAGGGCCATGTCGTCCGCCGCATGTTCGCCGATATCGACGCCGACATCTATCTGATGGCGGATGGCGACGGCACTTATGCGCCCGAAGACGGCGAAGAGCTGATCCGCACGCTGCTGACCGAACGCGCTGACATGGTGGTCGGAACGCGTCGCGGCGTTCATTCCGACGCCGGGCGCAACGGACATGCTTTCGGCAACCGCATCTTCAACATTCTCTACCGCACGATCTTCGGTCCGGACTTCACCGATATTTTCTCAGGCTACCGGGCCTTCTCGCGCCGTTTCGTCAAGAGCTTCCCGGCCGTTTCCGCCGGCTTCGAGATCGAGACCGAAATGTCCGTCCACGCCTCTCGGCTCAAGCTGCCGGTCGCCGAGCTGGAACTCGATTACGGCCGTCGCCCGGAAGGTTCGCACTCGAAACTCTCGACCTTGAAGGACGGCGGCAAGATTCTCTGGATGTTCGCCATGCTCATGAAGGAAACGCGGCCCTTTGTCTTCTTCGGCCTCATCAGCGCGTTCTTCATGCTGTCGAGCATGGCTTTCATGGCGCCTGTGCTGGCGGAATACTTCGAGACCGGGCTTGTCAACCGCATGCCGACATGGGTTCTCTCCCTGGCGCTGATGATGATCTCCTTCATGGTCTTTACAGCGGGCCTGATCCTTGATTCCGTCGCCCGCTCGCGTGCCGAACAGCTTCGCATTCACTACCTCAACGTCGCCGCGCCGAGCCAGGGTTTAGCGCCGGAAAAGTCCATTGAAACCGCGCAAGGTGGCAGGACCACGCGTATCGCATAG
- the xseA gene encoding exodeoxyribonuclease VII large subunit → MSNVFDTDSPTNLTEYSVSELSGSIKRTVETAFDQVRVRGEISGYRGPHSSGHAYFSLKDDRARIDAVIWKGTFSRLRFRPEEGMEVIATGKVTTFPGSSKYQIVIETLEPAGAGALMALIEERKRKLGAEGLFDAARKRRLPFMPRVIGVVTSPTGAVIRDILHRISDRFPVHVIVWPVKVQGDGSGEEVANAIRGFNGFQPGGEMPRPDVLIVARGGGSLEDLWSFNDEIVVRAAAESEVPLISAVGHETDWTLIDYAADMRAPTPTGAAEMAVPVKAELDAQVSALSARLQGCVSRQMDHRRQSVRALMRALPSLDQLLALPRRRFDEAAAGLGRGLELNTINKRRSFERTASHLRPDVLSNRIAERRRMLAERMTRAERTVERLIDRSRSRVGRADAVFASLPARLKTQTARMRDHLANLSRHADSAVRHQLTRARGELSAQDRVLQSLSYKNVLKRGYAVIRDDENRPVSQAAALSAGLGISIEFADGRIGAVTTEGGAPPRKRLPKPDEPTMPPKQGSLF, encoded by the coding sequence ATGAGCAATGTCTTCGACACCGATTCGCCCACCAACCTGACTGAATATTCGGTCTCCGAACTTTCGGGATCGATCAAGCGCACGGTCGAGACTGCTTTCGACCAGGTCCGGGTGCGTGGCGAAATCTCCGGCTATCGCGGCCCGCATTCATCGGGGCATGCCTATTTCTCGCTGAAGGACGATCGCGCCCGTATCGACGCCGTCATCTGGAAAGGCACGTTCTCGCGGCTAAGGTTCCGGCCGGAAGAAGGCATGGAGGTGATTGCCACCGGCAAGGTGACGACCTTTCCTGGCTCGTCGAAATACCAGATCGTCATTGAAACGCTGGAGCCCGCGGGTGCGGGCGCGCTGATGGCGTTGATCGAGGAGCGCAAGCGCAAGCTTGGTGCTGAGGGTCTTTTCGACGCGGCACGCAAGAGGCGGCTGCCGTTCATGCCGAGGGTCATCGGCGTCGTCACGTCGCCAACGGGCGCCGTCATTCGCGATATCCTGCACCGCATTTCCGATCGTTTTCCAGTCCATGTCATCGTCTGGCCTGTCAAGGTGCAGGGCGATGGGTCCGGCGAGGAGGTGGCCAATGCCATCCGCGGTTTCAACGGCTTCCAGCCGGGCGGCGAAATGCCGAGGCCTGATGTGCTGATCGTCGCGCGTGGTGGCGGCAGCTTGGAAGATCTCTGGAGCTTCAATGACGAGATTGTCGTGCGCGCCGCTGCTGAAAGTGAAGTTCCGCTTATCTCGGCGGTTGGCCACGAAACTGACTGGACGCTGATTGACTATGCGGCCGATATGCGCGCGCCGACGCCGACGGGGGCTGCGGAAATGGCCGTTCCCGTCAAAGCCGAACTGGACGCCCAGGTTTCTGCCCTTTCGGCCCGTCTGCAAGGCTGCGTGAGCCGTCAGATGGATCACAGGCGGCAGTCCGTTCGGGCATTGATGCGAGCGCTGCCGTCGCTCGATCAGTTGCTGGCGCTGCCGCGCCGACGCTTTGATGAAGCGGCCGCAGGCCTCGGCCGCGGGCTGGAGCTCAACACAATCAACAAGCGCCGCAGCTTCGAGCGTACCGCATCGCATCTGAGGCCGGACGTTCTATCGAACCGCATTGCCGAGCGCCGCCGGATGCTTGCCGAGCGGATGACGCGCGCCGAGCGCACGGTGGAGCGACTGATCGATCGCTCCAGGTCCCGTGTCGGGCGGGCCGATGCCGTCTTTGCGTCCTTGCCGGCGCGGCTGAAGACGCAGACGGCCCGCATGCGCGACCATCTGGCAAACCTGTCCCGTCACGCCGATTCCGCTGTCCGCCATCAGTTGACACGGGCAAGGGGCGAGCTTTCGGCACAGGACCGCGTATTGCAGTCCCTTTCCTACAAGAACGTTCTGAAGCGTGGTTATGCAGTCATCCGCGATGATGAGAACCGGCCGGTCTCGCAGGCCGCGGCTCTTTCAGCCGGCCTGGGCATTTCGATCGAGTTTGCTGACGGCCGCATCGGCGCCGTGACAACCGAAGGCGGTGCGCCACCGAGGAAACGCTTGCCGAAGCCTGACGAGCCCACCATGCCGCCGAAGCAGGGTAGCCTGTTCTAG